The Juglans regia cultivar Chandler chromosome 2, Walnut 2.0, whole genome shotgun sequence genome includes a window with the following:
- the LOC108998014 gene encoding protein MICRORCHIDIA 7-like, which produces MDTRVKQELLATSSAGQRSAREGDVPRKPFTVIELSSSSDGSDSEDDDDDAVSRKRARAEEKEKEKEIKTKKLDELGVVLPPRFLQSLPPADAGLALTLPETNKFVGVSAWSGQSSCKQFWKAGDYEGAPSSEWGLSSVGIDHVRVHPRFLHSNATSHKWALGAFAELLDNSLDEVCNGATYVNVDMILNKKDGSRMLLIEDNGGGMDPDKMRQCMSLGYSAKSKVPNSIGQYGNGFKTSTMRLGADVIVFSRCCGKDGKRPTQSIGLLSYTFLRSTGKEDIVVPMLDYERGEQNCNKIIRSSHADWSKNVETIVQWSPFSSEADFQCQFNLMSDCGTRIIIYNLWEDDQGLLELDFDADPHDIQIRGVNRDEKKIQMAREYPNSRHFLTYRHSLKSYASILYLRLPPGFRVILRGKDVEHHSIVNDMMLSQEVIYRPNPGADVVSKNLNMVAVVTIGFVKDAKHHIDVQGFNVYHKNRLIKPFWRLWNAAGSGGRGVIGVLEANFVEPAHDKQGFERTTVLARLEARLIQMQKSYWSANSHKIGYIPWKNNKPGNKAEQRETSPHPNKSAAAASGSKTPLSVSEKYSSRSTQKHGRKDSERFQGYGNGHWSGEEKNRTTAHPKSEKRRFSSEPLSSPSAENVSDEDMHIDLPEKQEIGSGHKTSIATKSFSKDGLHMTRSSSCMDEMESQQDCASGGSKLRTSTQSPSSGGDIKCCSHSLSDSDLRTLELLKEENHELRKRLEKKNGEVLGELLDDLQRERDKCKSLEIQLQAAQQKIEELNNEQESLIDIFAEERDRRDNEEKNMKKKLQDANNTVQELFDRITQLEKM; this is translated from the exons ATGGATACTCGTGTAAAGCAAGAGTTACTGGCGACTTCTAGTGCGGGGCAGAGGAGCGCAAGAGAAGGCGACGTTCCGAGGAAACCTTTCACGGTGATCGAACTCAGTAGCAGTAGCGATGGCTCGGACTCcgaagacgacgacgacgacgccGTTTCGAGGAAGAGAGCAAGGGctgaggagaaggagaaggagaaggagattAAGACGAAGAAGCTGGACGAGTTGGGGGTGGTTTTGCCGCCCAGATTTCTCCAATCGCTTCCGCCTGCGGATGCGGGGTTGGCGCTGACGCTTCCAGAAACGAACAAATTCGTCGGAGTTAGCGCCTGGAGCGGGCAGAGCTCCTGCAAGCAGTTCTGGAAAGCTGGAGACTATGAGGGCGCTCCGTCTAGTGAGTGGGGTTTGTCTTCGG TTGGCATTGATCATGTCAGGGTGCATCCGAGATTTCTACATTCCAATGCAACCAGTCATAAGTGGGCTCTTGGAG CTTTTGCAGAGCTTCTGGACAATTCATTGGATGAG GTCTGCAATGGTGCTACGTATGTTAACgtagatatgattttaaataagaaagatGGGAGCAGGATGTTGCTGATTGAAG ATAATGGTGGTGGGATGGATCCAGATAAAATGCGACAATGCATGTCGTTGGGATATTCTGCTAAAAGCAAAGTTCCAAATTCCATCGGACAAT ATGGAAATGGTTTTAAGACGAGTACTATGAGGCTTGGAGCAGACGTGATTGTCTTCTCGCGTTGCTGTGGGAAAGATGGAAAACG GCCTACGCAGAGCATTGGGTTACTGTCCTACACGTTCTTGAGGAGCACAGGGAAGGAAGATATTGTAGTTCCCATG CTTGACTATGAAAGAGGAGAACAAAACTGCAACAAGATTATACGATCTTCTCATGCGGATTGGAGTAAAAATGTAGAAACAATAGTTCAATGGTCCCCGTTTTCTAGTGAAGCAGACTTTCAGTGTCAG TTTAACCTGATGAGTGATTGTGGCACACGGATAATTATCTACAATCTCTGGGAAGATGACCAAGGACTGTTGGAGCTCGATTTTGATGCTGATCCTCAT GACATTCAAATCAGAGGCGTCAACcgagatgagaagaaaatacaaatgGCTCGAGAGTATCCAAATTCTAGACATTTCCTGACTTATCGACATTCATTAAAG AGTTACGCTTCAATTCTCTACTTGAGGCTTCCTCCAGGCTTTCGAGTTATTCTTCGTGGGAAAGATGTGGAGCACCACAGTATAGTGAATGACATGATGTTGTCTCAGGAGGTTATATACAGGCCGAATCCTGGTGCTGATGTGGTCTCAAAGAATTTGAAT ATGGTTGCTGTCGTGACTATTGGATTTGTTAAGGATGCAAAACATCATATTGATGTTCAAGGATTCAATGTCTACCACAAGAATCGACTTATAAAG CCATTCTGGAGGCTTTGGAATGCTGCAGGAAGTGGTGGTCGTGGAGTTATAG GCGTATTGGAAGCTAATTTTGTTGAACCGGCTCATGATAAGCAGGGATTTGAGCGCACAACAGTTCTTGCAAGACTTGAGGCACGATTAATACAGATGCAAAAGAGTTACTG GTCCGCCAACTCTCACAAAATTGGTTACATTCCATGGAAAAATAACAAACCTGGAAATAAAGCTGAACAGAGAG AAACTTCTCCTCACCCAAATAAGTCTGCTGCTGCTGCCTCAGGCAGCAAGACCCCGCTTTCAGTATCAGAGAAATATTCTTCAAGGTCAACTCAGAAGCATGGAAGAAAAGACTCGGAAAGATTTCAGGGATATGGTAATGGGCATTGGTCAggtgaagagaaaaatagaacgACGGCACAcccaaaatctgaaaaaagacGGTTTTCTTCGGAGCCATTGTCATCACCTTCTGCAGAAAATGTAAGTGATGAGGACATGCATATAGACCTACCTGAGAAACAAGAAATTGGCAGTGGTCATAAGACATCCATTGCTACGAAATCTTTCAGCAAAGATGGCTTGCATATGACTAGGTCATCGTCATGCATGGACGAGATGGAATCCCAGCAAGACTGTGCATCAGGCGGAAGCAAGCTTCGTACCTCCACACAATCCCCATCAAGT GGTGGTGATATTAAATGTTGTTCACATTCACTTTCGGACTCTGATTTACGCACTCTGGAGCTGTTGAAAGAAGAGAATCATGAGTTGAGGAAAAG ATTAGAGAAAAAGAATGGAGAGGTTTTGGGGGAATTGCTGGATGACTTGCAACGGGAAAGAGACAAGTGTAAATCTCTTGAAATTCAG CTCCAAGCGGCACAGCAAAAGATTGAGGAATTGAACAATGAACAAGAAAGTCTGATAGACATATTTGCAGAGGAGAGAGATCGGAGGGATAACGaggagaaaaatatgaaaaagaagttACAG
- the LOC108990370 gene encoding auxin-responsive protein SAUR32-like, whose protein sequence is MDVVKSKWKKNPIIRKAWERCQSLGIGSKTTNFNSLTSKSWKYGRFEEDMNMKISKKTCQVAPEGCFSVYVGPQRQRFVVKTKFANHPLFVMLLEEAELEYGYNSEGPILLPCEVDTFNQVVAEIDGE, encoded by the coding sequence ATGGATGTTGTAAAGAGTAAGTGGAAGAAAAATCCGATAATTCGCAAGGCATGGGAGCGATGCCAATCACTAGGAATTGGCAGCAAGACGACAAATTTCAACTCATTGACAAGCAAATCATGGAAGTACGGCCGTTTCGAGGAGGACATGAACATGAAGATCAGCAAAAAGACATGTCAAGTAGCTCCGGAAGGTTGTTTCTCAGTCTACGTTGGACCTCAAAGACAAAGATTCGTGGTGAAGACGAAGTTTGCTAATCATCCATTGTTCGTGATGCTACTAGAGGAGGCTGAATTGGAATACGGGTACAATAGCGAAGGCCCTATCTTGCTCCCTTGTGAAGTTGATACATTCAACCAAGTGGTGGCAGAGATCGATGGAGAGTAG